One region of Bombyx mori chromosome 27, ASM3026992v2 genomic DNA includes:
- the nAChRb2 gene encoding nicotinic acetylcholine receptor subunit beta 2 precursor (The RefSeq protein has 1 substitution compared to this genomic sequence): MIRTVYISSLLVVLCRCECVIDHSSDENNWEQKLQKDLKANYDISQPPFVNRTFEVMSFIVIDSYALDSGNDRFEVTGSLILNWMDDRLRWNRSEYAGIADTVMRSAILWLPGFRQVNAVGAGDDDVPFYTLCRVSSSGKVECKLKSVFTSRCRVDLRNWPLDVQQCDLEFGAWKGDKVLVRVKFPNQLYISEVTLETHWRLTDWEMKHSNESEVQTVWTYTLERQTRTLAAILVLPAVVLSLLSASCFLVDVKRTIRLLLCCFSHGCHYRFLSQLQQCIPKHAEDPPALLLLYRGSLVVSVLLIMLSIVLRWTATKDTVVPQPLSTMNKAVMCSRWKMLIWPQWHSSSESTCNKEWTHLANTMNSIALGVTFVVYAILFILFLPR; this comes from the coding sequence ATGATCCGGACTGTCTACATATCGAGCTTATTGGTTGTGCTCTGCAGGTGTGAGTGCGTGATCGATCATAGCTCCGACGAAAACAACTGGGAACAAAAACTGCAGAAGGACCTCAAAGCCAACTACGATATTTCGCAACCTCCCTTCGTCAATAGGACCTTCGAAGTGATGTCTTTCATTGTTATAGATTCGTACGCCCTGGACAGCGGGAACGATCGGTTCGAGGTGACCGGTTCTCTAATCCTGAACTGGATGGACGATCGACTGCGCTGGAACCGCTCCGAATACGCCGGCATCGCTGACACGGTGATGAGGAGCGCGATGCTGTGGCTGCCGGGGTTCAGACAAGTCAATGCAGTCGGCGCGGGAGACGATGACGTTCCCTTCTACACTCTATGTAGGGTATCTTCAAGCGGCAAGGTCGAATGTAAGCTTAAGTCCGTGTTCACTTCGAGATGTCGGGTCGATCTCCGAAACTGGCCGTTGGACGTACAGCAATGTGATTTGGAGTTCGGAGCTTGGAAAGGAGACAAAGTGTTGGTGCGAGTAAAATTCCCGAATCAATTGTACATCTCAGAGGTAACGTTGGAAACTCACTGGAGGTTAACGGACTGGGAGATGAAACATAGCAACGAGTCCGAGGTGCAGACCGTGTGGACCTACACGCTGGAGCGACAGACGAGGACTCTCGCCGCTATTCTAGTGCTCCCCGCTGTGGTCCTCTCCCTGTTGTCAGCGTCGTGCTTCCTGGTGGACGTGAAAAGAACCATTCGCTTGTTGTTGTGTTGTTTCAGTCACGGCTGCCACTACAGGTTCCTGTCTCAACTACAACAATGTATCCCTAAGCACGCCGAGGATCCACCCGCCCTGCTGCTGCTGTACCGCGGCTCGCTCGTTGTCTCCGTGCTGCTGATAATGCTCAGTATCGTATTGCGATGGACGGCGACTAAAGACACTGTGGTACCGCAGCCACTCAGCACTATGAATAAAGCCGTGATGTGTAGTCGATGGAAGATGCTGATCTGGCCACAGTGGCACAGTTCTTCAGAAAGCACATGCAACAAAGAATGGACACATTTAGCTAATACAATGAATAGTATTGCGTTGGGTGTGACCTTTGTTGTTTACGCTATCCTCTTTATATTGTTCCTACCTCGGTAG